In Dromaius novaehollandiae isolate bDroNov1 chromosome 3, bDroNov1.hap1, whole genome shotgun sequence, the following are encoded in one genomic region:
- the CEP162 gene encoding centrosomal protein of 162 kDa isoform X4, translating into MAHQLSKEELDEQFEQFLKESLSDDSLGSSKKKSSILETLGEPRKKESKKKDSVPWWISEEDSDDGGMFGSNGSFVKLRKTSQPVGEADKNTHAEKMLFQKSNGVSVSLSRDSLETNDSIVASGPNQSIMGVGLDTLEEQEEKEMFFAKLEREASSTIDYSRLNKELDSNDSVIIAPFIRNEKNEKGEEESANEEKSGNYSEDFEEDTDVNPAFKTEENQEANTGMLAKVVLLDSQDSTTEIQKATETSDEALGEHYLPQEVTGIEMNETGTSYGQTTSDIEALHQAYHHIDQSLGDTDEQKVHASAVAVSECLVQSVSQNNDMYSKNMSTTESDLPTVEELMKPIKGDSCNARGFDLEPESPVKLPGSTANELVNHLPFKEYQHNTVWETNLLEKFKREESIFSWAAVNEDSLQGTTEKEVETNEIQPGSLREKLVQDSLLSQQGSKNNQALQSLSFKDERLESMTTKETLYKSIRSTTPLHKKKCPRSPHGLVRSSGYGKPTSLSKQPFPSSEKKTLKETFKKTSVKAKSPSDKARPKEGLFAARIMRSATKEPTSKEAINKVKSGKSGVSNHVQQTVDSGRQYQYDLSFSPVKSCERELYLLRRAQAAEEELNTANDLIQQLTSTVSQKEQEMETKIIELKTQHEKECSQLGQENYVLQSKVLYHRLRSMEELTKGKRWIHDTATVPITEEKLTQIKKEIEDQEVIIQGYQQENEKLYKQMKELQIQNKKNEEQMFKENQCLMSELIALREKVNTTNIQSWVVQGPEPARNQSFTELISELRTAQKEETKLHEEIKRLKQDKQALEVDLGQAKKERDLAKVQIASKAGEKSYEFKIMEDSYKQEIAHLKRRLQWYAENQDLLDKDAARLKDAREEIEKLKLEVEKLRTEAGNQCVQQKKSLGDRAADAKRIQDLERQVQYEQRLVELEQLLAYKLMSESPKLNSDKASFTELEQELQNLKEIHQITVKNLQTEIENLKSQNSQLTLGSKKDTKDLQSADSQVKQANTKERLLKLNQELVTKNREIQNLTKTVEKLQKERMMMLSDDNFRNKTDNKENSTEILKKNTLARDTRNSSKREPLPGIFNDDKEYQPHTFSDTNIAEVLQENKQLKDDLERLSLEMSQQRVKSQATLAYSENNIRRMQEDTAEYIASLKASHQREIEKILCQHAMEHSTSKVAELHSRISTQEILIKHLQEQISEQQRHQEALLVSQMREELLQKEVAKLLEELREAKESQSPEMKHFLCLEKKIKHIETRHAEREQELQKATQLTQHITDARQTHEVEKWRRLAQRKNQELEKFRVELDSILDVLRELQRQGVVIPAPNSNGFSMIDSCWKT; encoded by the exons ATGGCCCATCAACTTTCAAAAGAAGAATTAGATGAGCAGTTTGAACAGTTTCTGAAAGAG TCTCTTTCAGATGATTCACTtggaagttcaaagaaaaaatcCAGCATTCTTGAAACATTGGGAGAGCCcaggaaaaaagaatcaaagaaaaaagattcGGTGCCGTGGTGGATATCTGAGGAAGATTCTGATGATGGTG GAATGTTTGGAAGCAATGGAAGCTTTGTCAAGCTACGGAAGACTTCACAGCCTGTGGGGGAAGCTGATAAGAATACGCATGCAGAAAAGATGCTGTTTCAGAAAAGTAATGGGGTTTCTGTCTCTTTAAGCCGAGACAGCCTGGAGACAAACG ATTCAATTGTAGCTTCTGGGCCTAATCAAAGTATAATGGGAGTCGGACTGGATACCTtggaagaacaagaagaaaaagaaatgttctttgcCAAACTTGAACGAGAAGCATCATCTACTATTGATTATTCAAGATTAAATAAAGAGCTGGATTCCAATGATTCTGTAATAATAGCTCCATTTATACG aaatgaaaaaaatgaaaaaggagaagaggaatcTGCAAATGAAGAGAAATCTG GCAACTACAGTGAAGATTTTGAAGAGGATACAGATGTTAATCCTGcctttaaaactgaagaaaatcag gaaGCAAACACTGGCATGCTGGCTAAAG TTGTATTACTTGATTCACAAGATTCAACTACAGAAATTCAAAAGGCCACTGAAACATCAGATGAAGCTCTAGGTGAACATTATCTGCCTCAGGAAGTTACTGGAATTGAAATGAATGAAACGG gCACTTCCTATGGACAAACTACGAGTGACATTGAAGCATTACACCAGGCATATCATCATATTGATCAGTCTTTGGGAGACACCGATGAGCAAAAAGTGCATGCTTCTGCAGTGGCAGTCTCAGAATGCTTAGTGCAAAGTGTTTCACAAAATAATGACATGTATTCAAAAAATATGTCAACTACTGAATCAG ATTTACCTACTGTAGAAGAATTGATGAAACCTATTAAAGGAGATTCATGTAATGCCAGAGGTTTTGATTTGGAGCCTGAAAg TCCTGTGAAACTGCCAGGCAGCACAGCAAATGAACTTGTCAACCACTTGCCATTTAAAGAGTATCAGCATAACACAGTTTGGGAGACAAACTTACTTGAAAAATTTAAGAGAGAAGAGAGCATCTTTTCTTGGGCGGCTGTGAATGAAGATAGCCTTCAGGGGACGACTGAGAAAGAAGTTGAGACCAATGAAATACAGCCTGGTTCACTGAGAGAAAAGCTAGTACAAGACTCTCTGCTTTCACAACAGGGCAGCAAAAATAATCAG GCGCTTCAGTCTCTTTCCTTCAAGGATGAAAGACTAGAATCAATGACAACTAAAGAAACATTGTACAAGAGTATCAGAAGTACAACACCtttacataaaaagaaatgtcCACGCAGTCCTCATGGATTGGTTAGGAGTTCTGGATATGGGAAGCCCACTTCACTTTCCAAACAGCCTTTTCCGTCTagtgaaaagaaaacactgaaagaaacTTTCAAAAAGACCAGTGTGAAAGCCAAAAGTCCATCAGATAAAGCAAGACCTAAAG AAGGCTTATTTGCTGCTAGGATTATGAGATCTGCAACAAAGGAACCAACTTCGAAGGAGGCTATTAACAAAGTTAAGTCTGGCAAATCAGGTGTTAGTAATCATGTGCAGCAGACTGTGGACTCTGGCAGACAGTATCAGTAT GACTTATCATTTTCTCCTGTCAAAAGCTGTGAGAGAGAACTGTATTTGCTAAGACGAGCACAAGCTGCAGAGGAAGAGCTGAATACAGCTAATGATTTGATTCAACAGCTAACCAGCACAGTTTCACAAAAGGAGCAAGAAATGGAGACAAAGATAATAGAACTAAAAACACAGCATGAAAAAGAGTGCTCTCAGCTGGGTCAAGAAAATTATGTTCTTCAGAGTAAGGTGCTCTATCACAGA ttAAGAAGCATGGAAGAGCTGACTAAAGGAAAGAGATGGATCCATGATACAGCAACAGTTCCTATCACTGAAGAAAAATtgacacaaataaaaaaagaaattgaagatCAAGAGGTCATTATTCAAGGTTATCAACAG GAAAATGAGAAGTTATACAAACAAATGAAAGAGCTAcaaattcaaaacaagaaaaatgaggaaCAAATGTTTAAGGAGAATCAATGTTTAATGTCTGAATTAATAGCCTTAAG aGAAAAGGTGAATACGACTAATATCCAGTCATGGGTAGTGCAGGGTCCTGAACCAGCCAGAAATCAGAGTTTCACAGAACTGATTTCAGAGCTTCGAACAGCACAG AAGGAAGAAACTAAACTACACGAAGAGATAAAACGGCTTAAACAAGACAAACAAGCTCTCGAGGTAGACTTGGGAcaagcaaagaaagagagagatctaGCCAAAGTCCAGATTGCTTCCAAAGCAG GTGAGAAGtcatatgaatttaaaattatggAAGACTCATACAAACAGGAAATTgctcatttaaaaagaagactTCAGTGGTACGCAGAGAATCAGGATCTTTTGGATAAAGATGCAGCCCGTCTTAAAGATGCGAGAGAAGAAATTGAGAAACTAAAACTAGAG GTCGAGAAGCTCAGAACTGAAGCCGGAAATCAGTGTGTGCAACAGAAGAAAAGTTTGGGGGACAGAGCAGCAGATGCTAAAAGAATTCAGGATCTTGAGCGACAA GTACAGTATGAACAAAGACTTGTAGAGCTTGAGCAACTACTTGCCTATAAATTGATGAGTGAATCACCAAAACTGAACAGTGATAAAGCCAGTTTTACAGAACTGGAACAGGAACTTCAAAATCTAAAGGAGATCCATCAGATCACTGTTAAAAACCTCCAGACAGAAATTGAAAACCTTAAAAGTCAAAATTCACAGTTAACGCTTGGAAGTAAAAAGGATACTAAAGACTTGCAATCAGCAGACTCTCAAGTGAAACAAGCTAACACAAAAGAGAGATTGTTAAAACTAAATCAAGAACTGGTCACCAAAAATAGAGAAATACAAAACCTTACAAAAACTGTAGAGAAACTTCAAAAAGAAAGGATGATGATGTTGTCTGATgataatttcagaaataaaactgatAATAAGGAAAACTCTACAGAGATCTTGAAAAAGAATACCTTAGCAAGAGATACAAGGAATTCCAGCAAGAGAGAACCGTTGCCAGGCATTTTCAATGACGATAAAGAATACCAGCCACATACCTTTTCTGATACTAATATCGCAGAAGTTctgcaagaaaataaacagttaaaAGATGACCTGGAAAGATTGTCTCTAGAAATGAGCCAGCAGAGGGTAAAGTCTCAAGCAACACTGGCTTATTCCGAAAATAATATAAGAAG GATGCAGGAAGACACAGCAGAATACATTGCATCTCTGAAAGCTTCCCATCAGAGGGAAATAGAGAAGATTCTTTGTCAGCATGCAATGGAGCATTCTACTTCTAAAGTAGCTGAGCTACACAGCAGAATTTCAACACAAGAG ATATTAATAAAACATCTCCAAGAACAAATCAGTGAGCAACAGAGACATCAGGAAGCCCTTCTAGTTTCACAAATGAGAGAGGAACTCCTACAAAAAGAG GTGGCAAAGCTGTTGGAAGAGTTGAGAGAGGCTAAGGAGAGCCA
- the CEP162 gene encoding centrosomal protein of 162 kDa isoform X3 codes for MLEKFHMDKKDAYLNKEEGNLTSDSPDNSEGMFGSNGSFVKLRKTSQPVGEADKNTHAEKMLFQKSNGVSVSLSRDSLETNDSIVASGPNQSIMGVGLDTLEEQEEKEMFFAKLEREASSTIDYSRLNKELDSNDSVIIAPFIRNEKNEKGEEESANEEKSGNYSEDFEEDTDVNPAFKTEENQEANTGMLAKVVLLDSQDSTTEIQKATETSDEALGEHYLPQEVTGIEMNETGTSYGQTTSDIEALHQAYHHIDQSLGDTDEQKVHASAVAVSECLVQSVSQNNDMYSKNMSTTESDLPTVEELMKPIKGDSCNARGFDLEPESPVKLPGSTANELVNHLPFKEYQHNTVWETNLLEKFKREESIFSWAAVNEDSLQGTTEKEVETNEIQPGSLREKLVQDSLLSQQGSKNNQALQSLSFKDERLESMTTKETLYKSIRSTTPLHKKKCPRSPHGLVRSSGYGKPTSLSKQPFPSSEKKTLKETFKKTSVKAKSPSDKARPKEGLFAARIMRSATKEPTSKEAINKVKSGKSGVSNHVQQTVDSGRQYQYDLSFSPVKSCERELYLLRRAQAAEEELNTANDLIQQLTSTVSQKEQEMETKIIELKTQHEKECSQLGQENYVLQSKVLYHRLRSMEELTKGKRWIHDTATVPITEEKLTQIKKEIEDQEVIIQGYQQENEKLYKQMKELQIQNKKNEEQMFKENQCLMSELIALREKVNTTNIQSWVVQGPEPARNQSFTELISELRTAQKEETKLHEEIKRLKQDKQALEVDLGQAKKERDLAKVQIASKAGEKSYEFKIMEDSYKQEIAHLKRRLQWYAENQDLLDKDAARLKDAREEIEKLKLEVEKLRTEAGNQCVQQKKSLGDRAADAKRIQDLERQIKEMEGILKRRYPNSLPALIYAAAAAEKSNDLSAKTNTVDFLEKRIKKLETELEGKDDEAKKSLRAMEQQFQKIKVQYEQRLVELEQLLAYKLMSESPKLNSDKASFTELEQELQNLKEIHQITVKNLQTEIENLKSQNSQLTLGSKKDTKDLQSADSQVKQANTKERLLKLNQELVTKNREIQNLTKTVEKLQKERMMMLSDDNFRNKTDNKENSTEILKKNTLARDTRNSSKREPLPGIFNDDKEYQPHTFSDTNIAEVLQENKQLKDDLERLSLEMSQQRVKSQATLAYSENNIRRMQEDTAEYIASLKASHQREIEKILCQHAMEHSTSKVAELHSRISTQEILIKHLQEQISEQQRHQEALLVSQMREELLQKEVAKLLEELREAKESQSPEMKHFLCLEKKIKHIETRHAEREQELQKATQLTQHITDARQTHEVEKWRRLAQRKNQELEKFRVELDSILDVLRELQRQGVVIPAPNSNGFSMIDSCWKT; via the exons ATGTTGGAGAAATTTCATATGGACAAGAAAGATGCGTATTTAAACAAAGAAGAAGGAAACCTCACTTCTGACAGTCCAGACAATTCTGAGG GAATGTTTGGAAGCAATGGAAGCTTTGTCAAGCTACGGAAGACTTCACAGCCTGTGGGGGAAGCTGATAAGAATACGCATGCAGAAAAGATGCTGTTTCAGAAAAGTAATGGGGTTTCTGTCTCTTTAAGCCGAGACAGCCTGGAGACAAACG ATTCAATTGTAGCTTCTGGGCCTAATCAAAGTATAATGGGAGTCGGACTGGATACCTtggaagaacaagaagaaaaagaaatgttctttgcCAAACTTGAACGAGAAGCATCATCTACTATTGATTATTCAAGATTAAATAAAGAGCTGGATTCCAATGATTCTGTAATAATAGCTCCATTTATACG aaatgaaaaaaatgaaaaaggagaagaggaatcTGCAAATGAAGAGAAATCTG GCAACTACAGTGAAGATTTTGAAGAGGATACAGATGTTAATCCTGcctttaaaactgaagaaaatcag gaaGCAAACACTGGCATGCTGGCTAAAG TTGTATTACTTGATTCACAAGATTCAACTACAGAAATTCAAAAGGCCACTGAAACATCAGATGAAGCTCTAGGTGAACATTATCTGCCTCAGGAAGTTACTGGAATTGAAATGAATGAAACGG gCACTTCCTATGGACAAACTACGAGTGACATTGAAGCATTACACCAGGCATATCATCATATTGATCAGTCTTTGGGAGACACCGATGAGCAAAAAGTGCATGCTTCTGCAGTGGCAGTCTCAGAATGCTTAGTGCAAAGTGTTTCACAAAATAATGACATGTATTCAAAAAATATGTCAACTACTGAATCAG ATTTACCTACTGTAGAAGAATTGATGAAACCTATTAAAGGAGATTCATGTAATGCCAGAGGTTTTGATTTGGAGCCTGAAAg TCCTGTGAAACTGCCAGGCAGCACAGCAAATGAACTTGTCAACCACTTGCCATTTAAAGAGTATCAGCATAACACAGTTTGGGAGACAAACTTACTTGAAAAATTTAAGAGAGAAGAGAGCATCTTTTCTTGGGCGGCTGTGAATGAAGATAGCCTTCAGGGGACGACTGAGAAAGAAGTTGAGACCAATGAAATACAGCCTGGTTCACTGAGAGAAAAGCTAGTACAAGACTCTCTGCTTTCACAACAGGGCAGCAAAAATAATCAG GCGCTTCAGTCTCTTTCCTTCAAGGATGAAAGACTAGAATCAATGACAACTAAAGAAACATTGTACAAGAGTATCAGAAGTACAACACCtttacataaaaagaaatgtcCACGCAGTCCTCATGGATTGGTTAGGAGTTCTGGATATGGGAAGCCCACTTCACTTTCCAAACAGCCTTTTCCGTCTagtgaaaagaaaacactgaaagaaacTTTCAAAAAGACCAGTGTGAAAGCCAAAAGTCCATCAGATAAAGCAAGACCTAAAG AAGGCTTATTTGCTGCTAGGATTATGAGATCTGCAACAAAGGAACCAACTTCGAAGGAGGCTATTAACAAAGTTAAGTCTGGCAAATCAGGTGTTAGTAATCATGTGCAGCAGACTGTGGACTCTGGCAGACAGTATCAGTAT GACTTATCATTTTCTCCTGTCAAAAGCTGTGAGAGAGAACTGTATTTGCTAAGACGAGCACAAGCTGCAGAGGAAGAGCTGAATACAGCTAATGATTTGATTCAACAGCTAACCAGCACAGTTTCACAAAAGGAGCAAGAAATGGAGACAAAGATAATAGAACTAAAAACACAGCATGAAAAAGAGTGCTCTCAGCTGGGTCAAGAAAATTATGTTCTTCAGAGTAAGGTGCTCTATCACAGA ttAAGAAGCATGGAAGAGCTGACTAAAGGAAAGAGATGGATCCATGATACAGCAACAGTTCCTATCACTGAAGAAAAATtgacacaaataaaaaaagaaattgaagatCAAGAGGTCATTATTCAAGGTTATCAACAG GAAAATGAGAAGTTATACAAACAAATGAAAGAGCTAcaaattcaaaacaagaaaaatgaggaaCAAATGTTTAAGGAGAATCAATGTTTAATGTCTGAATTAATAGCCTTAAG aGAAAAGGTGAATACGACTAATATCCAGTCATGGGTAGTGCAGGGTCCTGAACCAGCCAGAAATCAGAGTTTCACAGAACTGATTTCAGAGCTTCGAACAGCACAG AAGGAAGAAACTAAACTACACGAAGAGATAAAACGGCTTAAACAAGACAAACAAGCTCTCGAGGTAGACTTGGGAcaagcaaagaaagagagagatctaGCCAAAGTCCAGATTGCTTCCAAAGCAG GTGAGAAGtcatatgaatttaaaattatggAAGACTCATACAAACAGGAAATTgctcatttaaaaagaagactTCAGTGGTACGCAGAGAATCAGGATCTTTTGGATAAAGATGCAGCCCGTCTTAAAGATGCGAGAGAAGAAATTGAGAAACTAAAACTAGAG GTCGAGAAGCTCAGAACTGAAGCCGGAAATCAGTGTGTGCAACAGAAGAAAAGTTTGGGGGACAGAGCAGCAGATGCTAAAAGAATTCAGGATCTTGAGCGACAA ATCAAAGAAATGGAAGGGATTCTAAAAAGAAGGTATCCAAATTCTTTGCCTGCTTTGAtttatgctgctgctgctgctgagaaaagTAATGATCTTTCAGCTAAAACAAACACAGTTGattttttggagaaaagaataaaaaagttaGAAACAGAACTTGAGGGTAAAGATGATGAAGCTAAAAAAAGTCTCCGTGCTATGGAACAacagtttcagaaaataaag GTACAGTATGAACAAAGACTTGTAGAGCTTGAGCAACTACTTGCCTATAAATTGATGAGTGAATCACCAAAACTGAACAGTGATAAAGCCAGTTTTACAGAACTGGAACAGGAACTTCAAAATCTAAAGGAGATCCATCAGATCACTGTTAAAAACCTCCAGACAGAAATTGAAAACCTTAAAAGTCAAAATTCACAGTTAACGCTTGGAAGTAAAAAGGATACTAAAGACTTGCAATCAGCAGACTCTCAAGTGAAACAAGCTAACACAAAAGAGAGATTGTTAAAACTAAATCAAGAACTGGTCACCAAAAATAGAGAAATACAAAACCTTACAAAAACTGTAGAGAAACTTCAAAAAGAAAGGATGATGATGTTGTCTGATgataatttcagaaataaaactgatAATAAGGAAAACTCTACAGAGATCTTGAAAAAGAATACCTTAGCAAGAGATACAAGGAATTCCAGCAAGAGAGAACCGTTGCCAGGCATTTTCAATGACGATAAAGAATACCAGCCACATACCTTTTCTGATACTAATATCGCAGAAGTTctgcaagaaaataaacagttaaaAGATGACCTGGAAAGATTGTCTCTAGAAATGAGCCAGCAGAGGGTAAAGTCTCAAGCAACACTGGCTTATTCCGAAAATAATATAAGAAG GATGCAGGAAGACACAGCAGAATACATTGCATCTCTGAAAGCTTCCCATCAGAGGGAAATAGAGAAGATTCTTTGTCAGCATGCAATGGAGCATTCTACTTCTAAAGTAGCTGAGCTACACAGCAGAATTTCAACACAAGAG ATATTAATAAAACATCTCCAAGAACAAATCAGTGAGCAACAGAGACATCAGGAAGCCCTTCTAGTTTCACAAATGAGAGAGGAACTCCTACAAAAAGAG GTGGCAAAGCTGTTGGAAGAGTTGAGAGAGGCTAAGGAGAGCCA